A window of Clostridium sp. 'White wine YQ' contains these coding sequences:
- the dhaK gene encoding dihydroxyacetone kinase subunit DhaK, which produces MKKIINNPDLVVEDMLKGMVAAHPQYIKKLENADVLVRVNRTANGKVALVSGGGSGHEPAHGGYVGKGMLDAAVAGAVFTSPTPDQVYEAIKATDSGKGVLLIIKNYTGDIMNFEMAKEMAEMEGINVNAVVVNDDVAVENSTYTAGRRGIAGTIFVHKIAGAKAETGASLDEVTEVAEKVIANVRSMGMAISSCIVPAAGKPNFTLGEEEMEIGMGIHGEPGTHREKIKSSDEIAEHLVNKILEDSPLNKGEEVAVMVNGLASTPLMELYIVNKKVNEILEGKGIKTHKTFVGEFMTSLEMAGFSITILKLDSELKELLDATADTPAFKSI; this is translated from the coding sequence ATGAAAAAAATTATAAACAATCCGGACTTAGTAGTTGAGGACATGCTAAAAGGAATGGTTGCAGCTCATCCACAATATATAAAGAAATTAGAAAATGCAGATGTATTAGTTAGAGTAAATAGAACTGCTAACGGTAAGGTAGCATTAGTTAGTGGAGGAGGAAGTGGTCATGAACCTGCACATGGAGGATATGTAGGAAAGGGAATGCTTGACGCAGCAGTTGCAGGAGCAGTATTTACGTCACCTACACCTGACCAAGTATATGAAGCTATAAAAGCTACTGATTCAGGAAAAGGAGTTTTACTTATAATTAAGAATTACACTGGAGATATAATGAATTTCGAGATGGCAAAGGAAATGGCTGAAATGGAGGGGATAAATGTAAACGCTGTCGTAGTTAATGATGATGTAGCAGTAGAAAACAGCACCTATACAGCTGGAAGAAGAGGAATAGCAGGCACAATATTCGTGCACAAGATAGCAGGAGCAAAGGCTGAAACTGGAGCTTCTTTAGATGAAGTTACAGAAGTTGCAGAAAAGGTAATAGCAAATGTAAGAAGTATGGGAATGGCGATTTCTTCATGTATAGTCCCAGCAGCAGGTAAACCAAACTTTACTTTAGGTGAAGAGGAAATGGAAATTGGAATGGGGATACATGGGGAACCTGGGACTCATAGAGAGAAAATAAAATCTTCTGATGAAATTGCGGAACACTTAGTAAATAAAATTTTAGAAGATTCTCCGCTAAATAAAGGAGAAGAAGTTGCAGTAATGGTTAATGGGTTAGCATCAACTCCACTTATGGAATTATATATTGTTAATAAAAAGGTAAATGAAATACTAGAAGGAAAAGGTATAAAGACTCATAAAACATTTGTAGGAGAATTTATGACATCACTAGAGATGGCTGGCTTTTCTATAACTATATTAAAGCTTGATAGTGAATTAAAGGAACTACTAGATGCGACCGCAGATACACCAGCTTTTAAAAGTATATAA
- the dhaL gene encoding dihydroxyacetone kinase subunit DhaL yields the protein MSIDGKKVIEVLEKINIKLEENKAYLSELDAAIGDGDHGLNMCKGFKAVVEKLKEDDGQDIAGILKKTGMALVTNVGGASGPLYGTAFMKAAGCVSGKTEIDINDFGEMLYYALEGIKMRGRSEAEDKTMIDALEPALKAVREGISKELEAKEVLRLAKEAAFKGVEHTKDIIAKKGRASYLGLRSIGHQDAGATSSAIMLETIYQAFN from the coding sequence ATGAGTATAGATGGGAAAAAGGTTATAGAGGTATTAGAAAAAATAAATATAAAGTTGGAAGAAAATAAGGCTTATCTTTCAGAATTAGATGCAGCTATTGGAGATGGAGATCATGGCTTAAATATGTGTAAAGGATTTAAGGCTGTGGTAGAAAAACTAAAAGAGGATGATGGACAGGATATTGCAGGTATTTTAAAGAAGACTGGAATGGCATTAGTTACTAATGTAGGAGGTGCATCAGGGCCTTTATATGGGACAGCTTTTATGAAAGCGGCTGGATGTGTAAGTGGGAAAACAGAAATAGATATAAATGATTTTGGAGAGATGCTATATTATGCCCTTGAGGGTATAAAGATGAGGGGCAGAAGTGAAGCAGAGGATAAAACTATGATAGATGCACTAGAACCTGCTTTGAAAGCTGTGAGGGAAGGAATATCAAAAGAACTTGAAGCAAAAGAGGTACTTAGATTGGCTAAGGAAGCAGCATTTAAAGGTGTTGAACATACTAAGGATATTATAGCAAAAAAAGGGAGAGCTAGTTACTTAGGTCTTAGAAGTATAGGACACCAAGATGCTGGAGCTACTTCATCTGCTATAATGCTAGAGACTATATACCAAGCATTTAATTAA